Genomic segment of Trueperaceae bacterium:
CGAAGGAGTAGGTGCTGGTGTCGATGCCGAGAGCGTGACTGACCAGGAAGGCGGTGGTCTCGGCTTCCAGTTCGGCGCTGGGCCGGTTCTCGCTGCCGGTGTGCAGGAGCATGTGCGCCGCCTCGTGGCAGAGGGTCTTGAAGGCCTGGGTGTGACTGAGGCCTGGCCTAATGGCGATGTGCTTGGTGGCTGGCCGGTAGACGCCGAGGGCGTGTTCGTGCTGGAAGTCCCAGCTGACGCGTACGCCTTTGCTGGCGCAGAACATGGCGAGGCGGAAGTGAAGCCCGGCGAGCTTCGACTGGGCGTCGGGAGTGTCCGTGAGCAGGCGTGGGCCGTCGCGTTGTGGGATCGGTTCGCCGTCGGTCTGGGCGAGGTCGAAGACGTAGACGGTCTTGAAGCCGACGAGATTGAGCTGGTTGTCGT
This window contains:
- a CDS encoding ImmA/IrrE family metallo-endopeptidase; translated protein: TLVAGYRTWKASNRFVRKGEKGIAILAPLLVRDPDDDNQLNLVGFKTVYVFDLAQTDGEPIPQRDGPRLLTDTPDAQSKLAGLHFRLAMFCASKGVRVSWDFQHEHALGVYRPATKHIAIRPGLSHTQAFKTLCHEAAHMLLHTGSENRPSAELEAETTAFLVSHALGIDTSTYSFAYLASWTDSLEDLIQAGDRASKAADQILEHLQADPDTPTAEPSTATPTAGQTPQRRPVTYLSS